In the genome of Mucilaginibacter defluvii, one region contains:
- a CDS encoding DUF808 domain-containing protein, with the protein MASGFFAVLDDITALMDDVAVTAKVASRKTAGILGDDLAVNAEKATGFLASRELPVLWAITKGSFINKVIIVPIALLLSSFLPAAITIILVLGGFYLAYEGVEKIIEFFFHKAKPAHAVVAENTLDDQAAEKAKVRSAITTDFILSVEIVIIALGTVTDRDLAIRTLTVSAVAILATVGVYGIVALIVRMDDAGYKLIKKSNDKGFLATLGHLLVKALPLIIKVLAVAGTIALVLVSGGIFAHNIDYLHHFAPGIPATIKEFILGLAAGLLAVGVTGFGKKIFGLYK; encoded by the coding sequence ATGGCATCAGGTTTTTTTGCAGTACTGGATGATATAACCGCTTTAATGGATGATGTAGCCGTTACCGCCAAGGTGGCATCGCGTAAAACGGCGGGTATTTTGGGGGATGATCTGGCGGTGAATGCCGAGAAGGCTACAGGTTTTCTGGCCTCCCGCGAGTTGCCCGTACTATGGGCCATCACCAAAGGCTCATTTATCAATAAGGTTATCATTGTACCGATAGCCTTGTTGCTAAGCTCATTTTTACCTGCTGCAATCACCATTATATTGGTATTGGGCGGCTTTTACCTGGCTTATGAGGGTGTCGAAAAAATAATCGAGTTCTTTTTCCATAAAGCAAAGCCTGCTCACGCGGTTGTTGCTGAAAATACGCTGGATGACCAAGCCGCCGAGAAGGCTAAGGTGAGGTCGGCCATTACAACTGATTTTATCCTGTCCGTTGAGATCGTTATCATCGCGCTCGGCACCGTAACAGATCGTGATCTGGCCATACGCACGCTAACGGTTTCGGCTGTAGCCATATTGGCAACAGTTGGCGTTTATGGTATCGTAGCACTGATAGTGCGCATGGATGACGCGGGTTATAAGCTGATCAAAAAAAGTAATGACAAAGGCTTTTTGGCAACCCTGGGGCATCTGCTGGTAAAGGCCTTACCGTTGATTATAAAAGTATTGGCAGTGGCGGGTACCATAGCGCTGGTACTGGTATCGGGTGGTATATTTGCGCACAATATTGATTATCTGCACCATTTTGCGCCCGGCATACCTGCAACAATTAAAGAGTTTATATTAGGCCTGGCTGCCGGTTTGCTGGCAGTAGGTGTGACTGGTTTTGGGAAAAAAATATTCGGCTTATATAAGTAA
- a CDS encoding glycoside hydrolase family 95 protein, with translation MRKIYLLFLLATTFVTFATAQRRKPVADNSNLLLLADKPATDWMTEAYPIGNGRIGAMVFGGVKQEHIQFNEQSLWTGDEKETGAYQAFGDLFIDFEQSGDSTVSAYTRKLDITKAVQSIYYKAGKVNYAREYFCSFPDKVLVLRYTAGQKTAYNAVLKLKDAHGAKITGKGNTLTINGTLDNGLAYAASLKIILNGGQSALTKDADGNAQLSIKKADSFTILLTAATNYSNQQAKKWRSGVTPIAKNDKIMAAAVAKPYSQLLARHIKDYTNLFGRVKLSLGNAQASSAETTYQRIVAYKKNNDTGLEELLFQYGRYLFISSSRQGGLPANLQGLWNNSNNPPWRSDYHSNINIQMNYWLAGPTNLAECEWPYIDYINSMRSVKKQRTLEEYPDVRGWTVRTENGVFGGQGYLWNTPGSAWYMQAVWDHYAFTGDVAYLRNTAYPVIKEIVEFWDDHLKRREDGTLVAPMGWSPEHGPTEDGVTHDQEIIYDLFTNYIEAATILNIDKPYRDRVADMRAHLLKPKIGKWGQLQEWETDRDDPKDNHRHISHLYALHPGRQISPTTTPELAEAARVTLQARGDESTGWSMAWKMNFWARLHDGNHAHKILRNFITLVGGAGVDYNEGGGIYSNLFCAHPPFQIDGNLGYTAGIAEMLLQSQTGELELLPALPDAWSVGMVKGLVARGGFVISELQWQNKRITKLVITSKNGGLCKLRLPNGLTDATGKSTGATYSFKTRAGGVYTFKAGK, from the coding sequence ATGAGGAAGATATACCTTTTATTCCTGCTTGCTACCACTTTTGTAACCTTTGCAACAGCGCAACGCCGCAAACCGGTTGCGGATAATAGTAACCTGTTGCTTTTGGCCGATAAACCGGCTACCGACTGGATGACCGAGGCTTACCCGATAGGCAACGGCCGTATAGGTGCGATGGTTTTTGGCGGTGTAAAACAGGAGCATATACAGTTTAATGAGCAAAGCCTTTGGACCGGCGACGAAAAGGAAACCGGAGCTTACCAGGCCTTTGGTGACCTGTTTATTGATTTTGAGCAATCCGGCGATAGTACCGTATCAGCTTACACCCGTAAGCTTGATATTACCAAGGCGGTACAAAGCATATATTATAAAGCAGGGAAGGTTAATTATGCAAGAGAATACTTTTGCTCCTTCCCTGATAAGGTATTGGTGTTGCGTTATACCGCTGGGCAAAAGACGGCTTACAATGCTGTTCTTAAACTAAAGGATGCCCACGGTGCCAAAATTACGGGCAAGGGCAACACACTTACTATAAATGGCACGTTGGATAATGGCCTGGCTTATGCCGCTTCGCTAAAGATCATATTAAATGGCGGGCAATCAGCATTAACAAAGGATGCCGACGGCAACGCGCAGCTTTCCATCAAAAAGGCGGATAGCTTTACCATATTGTTAACGGCGGCTACCAACTACAGCAATCAGCAAGCAAAAAAATGGCGAAGTGGGGTAACGCCAATCGCCAAGAATGATAAGATCATGGCTGCCGCTGTTGCTAAACCTTACAGCCAATTACTGGCAAGGCACATCAAGGATTACACAAACCTGTTTGGCAGGGTGAAATTATCCTTGGGCAATGCGCAGGCTAGTAGTGCTGAAACAACCTATCAGCGTATTGTTGCTTATAAAAAGAATAATGATACCGGCCTCGAGGAGCTGCTGTTTCAATACGGGCGGTATTTGTTCATTAGTTCATCAAGGCAGGGTGGTTTGCCCGCTAATTTGCAGGGCTTATGGAATAACAGCAACAACCCGCCCTGGCGATCAGACTATCACTCCAACATCAACATACAAATGAATTACTGGCTGGCCGGGCCTACCAACCTGGCTGAATGCGAGTGGCCGTACATTGATTACATCAACAGTATGCGTTCGGTAAAAAAACAACGTACGCTTGAGGAATATCCCGACGTAAGGGGTTGGACGGTACGTACCGAAAACGGCGTTTTTGGCGGGCAAGGTTATTTATGGAATACCCCCGGCAGCGCCTGGTACATGCAGGCCGTTTGGGATCATTACGCTTTTACCGGGGATGTAGCTTATCTGCGTAACACAGCTTACCCGGTTATTAAGGAGATTGTTGAGTTTTGGGACGATCACCTGAAGCGCCGTGAAGATGGCACCCTGGTTGCCCCCATGGGCTGGTCGCCGGAGCATGGGCCTACCGAGGATGGCGTTACGCACGATCAGGAGATCATATATGATCTGTTCACCAATTATATTGAGGCCGCTACCATACTTAATATCGATAAGCCATACCGCGATCGCGTAGCCGATATGCGTGCGCACCTGCTTAAACCCAAGATAGGTAAGTGGGGCCAATTGCAGGAGTGGGAAACCGACCGCGACGACCCGAAGGATAATCATCGCCACATATCGCACCTGTACGCCTTGCATCCCGGCAGGCAGATCAGCCCGACCACTACGCCCGAACTCGCCGAAGCCGCTCGTGTAACCCTTCAGGCCCGCGGCGACGAATCAACCGGATGGTCAATGGCCTGGAAAATGAATTTTTGGGCACGCCTGCACGATGGTAACCACGCCCACAAAATACTACGCAACTTCATTACCCTTGTTGGCGGCGCAGGTGTTGATTATAACGAGGGTGGTGGTATATACTCCAACCTGTTTTGCGCGCATCCGCCGTTCCAGATAGATGGTAACCTGGGCTACACCGCGGGTATTGCCGAAATGCTGCTGCAAAGCCAAACCGGCGAACTGGAGCTGCTGCCGGCCCTGCCCGATGCCTGGTCGGTCGGGATGGTTAAAGGCCTGGTTGCCCGCGGAGGTTTTGTGATCAGTGAGCTGCAATGGCAAAACAAGCGCATTACCAAGCTGGTGATCACCTCAAAAAATGGGGGCTTATGCAAGCTCAGGCTGCCTAATGGGTTAACCGATGCCACGGGCAAAAGCACCGGTGCCACTTACAGCTTTAAAACAAGGGCTGGCGGTGTTTATACTTTTAAAGCCGGTAAGTAA
- a CDS encoding glutaminase family protein, translating to MRKTLFAWLLGCSVAFAQERKAPAYPLITHDPYFSIWSTTDELNKGTTSHWTGANQSLTGLINIDGKVYSFLGKPDKVYQTIVPAGEQEAYPVTYTETKPGDNWINADFDDAQWQKGAGALGSRGSVAKTVWAKDEVWIRKTFTFDDLSAGTVYLKIQHDDKATVYLNGQQIYTKPDLQGKFAYIPLTGNLAKALKKGRNVLSVYAVNTGGPSFVDFGLVQESPASKSMAFTEGKQKSLQFNATQTVYEFTCGPADLTVTFTSPLLMNDLNLLARPVSYIAAKVRANDGAAHKVSLYFGASTNVAVHNAFQQVEASKYTANSLSVLKAGTIEQPLLKRTGDDVRIDWGYMYVAVPQSYHAIQTITNTGDALKTLFGQRVAQTGQLKGEQLVLNTVIPMGSVGATAKEQFVMLGYDDLYPVQYFKNNLRPWWNTDGKQTIEQQLALAATQYKTVTQQCNAFDKKLYADALKSGGEAYANLCELAYRQAVSAHKLVKSLEGEMLFLSKENFSNGSIGTVDITYPSAPLFLIYNPDLVKGMMNGIFYFSESGKWAKPYSAHDLGTYPQANGQTYGEDMPVEESGNMLILAAAIAKVEGNANYAKKHWKTLTTWAEYLAKDGFDPANQLSTDDFAGHLARNANLSVKAIVALGGYGTLAGMMGDKATGQKYTAMAKDMAKRWMEAADAGDHYALTFNNKNTWSQKYNLVWDKVLKLDLFPKEVYSREVKYYLTKQEKYGLPLDSRKTYTKSDWITWTATLADNPADFKALIAPVYTYVLETPDRVPMSDWHETKDARRQNFTARSVVGGFYIKMLNDKLNKK from the coding sequence ATGAGAAAAACACTTTTCGCATGGTTGCTTGGCTGTTCTGTGGCTTTTGCCCAGGAGCGTAAAGCCCCGGCTTATCCGTTAATTACCCATGATCCTTACTTCAGTATATGGTCAACCACTGATGAGTTGAATAAAGGCACCACCAGCCACTGGACAGGCGCTAACCAATCGCTCACCGGCTTAATTAATATTGATGGCAAGGTTTACAGTTTTTTAGGCAAGCCCGATAAGGTTTATCAAACCATAGTTCCGGCAGGCGAGCAGGAAGCGTACCCGGTAACTTATACCGAAACCAAACCCGGCGATAACTGGATAAATGCTGACTTTGACGACGCGCAATGGCAAAAAGGCGCGGGCGCTTTAGGCAGCCGAGGTTCGGTAGCCAAAACCGTTTGGGCTAAGGATGAGGTATGGATACGTAAGACGTTTACCTTTGATGATCTCTCCGCCGGTACCGTGTACCTTAAAATTCAGCATGACGATAAGGCTACGGTTTACCTTAACGGGCAGCAGATATATACCAAGCCCGACCTGCAAGGTAAATTTGCCTATATACCGTTAACCGGCAATTTGGCTAAAGCATTAAAAAAAGGCCGTAATGTATTAAGTGTTTACGCGGTAAACACCGGCGGCCCCTCATTTGTTGATTTTGGTTTAGTTCAGGAATCCCCGGCAAGCAAATCAATGGCTTTTACCGAAGGCAAACAAAAAAGCCTGCAGTTTAATGCTACCCAAACCGTTTACGAATTTACCTGCGGCCCGGCTGATCTGACGGTGACCTTTACCTCGCCACTGCTGATGAACGATTTAAATTTGCTTGCCAGGCCGGTAAGCTATATTGCAGCCAAAGTGCGCGCCAATGATGGTGCCGCGCATAAGGTTAGCCTTTACTTTGGCGCATCAACCAATGTGGCGGTGCATAATGCTTTTCAGCAGGTGGAGGCAAGTAAGTACACGGCCAACAGCCTGTCGGTACTAAAAGCGGGGACTATTGAGCAGCCCTTATTAAAACGTACCGGTGATGATGTGCGTATTGATTGGGGATACATGTATGTTGCTGTTCCGCAAAGCTACCATGCTATACAAACCATCACCAACACCGGCGATGCGCTGAAAACGCTTTTTGGCCAGCGCGTAGCACAAACTGGTCAGTTAAAAGGGGAGCAACTGGTGCTGAACACTGTTATACCTATGGGCAGCGTAGGCGCAACCGCTAAAGAGCAGTTTGTAATGCTCGGGTATGATGACCTGTACCCGGTGCAATATTTTAAAAATAATTTACGCCCGTGGTGGAATACCGACGGCAAGCAAACTATCGAACAACAACTGGCATTAGCCGCGACGCAATATAAAACCGTAACGCAGCAATGCAACGCCTTTGATAAAAAGCTATATGCCGATGCCCTTAAAAGCGGCGGCGAAGCGTATGCCAACCTTTGCGAACTGGCTTACAGGCAGGCGGTATCAGCGCATAAGCTGGTGAAAAGCCTGGAAGGAGAGATGCTGTTTCTGTCAAAGGAGAATTTTAGTAATGGTTCTATTGGTACGGTGGATATTACCTACCCATCGGCGCCTTTATTCCTGATCTATAACCCTGACTTGGTTAAAGGGATGATGAACGGCATCTTCTACTTTAGCGAGAGCGGCAAGTGGGCAAAACCTTATTCAGCGCATGACCTAGGTACCTATCCGCAGGCAAACGGACAAACTTACGGCGAGGATATGCCGGTTGAAGAATCAGGCAATATGCTGATCCTGGCCGCCGCCATTGCCAAAGTGGAAGGCAATGCCAACTATGCTAAAAAGCACTGGAAAACGCTTACTACATGGGCCGAATATCTGGCTAAGGATGGCTTTGATCCCGCCAACCAGTTATCAACTGATGATTTTGCCGGTCACCTGGCACGCAATGCCAACCTTTCTGTTAAAGCCATAGTTGCCCTTGGCGGTTACGGTACACTGGCCGGCATGATGGGCGATAAGGCAACCGGCCAAAAATACACCGCTATGGCTAAGGATATGGCCAAACGCTGGATGGAAGCTGCCGACGCGGGCGACCATTACGCGCTAACCTTTAATAACAAAAATACCTGGAGTCAAAAGTATAACCTGGTTTGGGATAAGGTGTTAAAGCTTGACCTCTTCCCGAAAGAAGTGTACAGCAGGGAGGTAAAGTACTATCTTACCAAACAGGAAAAGTACGGCCTGCCGTTGGATAGCCGTAAAACCTATACCAAAAGCGATTGGATTACCTGGACAGCCACGCTGGCCGATAACCCAGCTGATTTTAAGGCGCTGATTGCACCTGTTTACACCTACGTTTTAGAAACACCCGACCGTGTACCCATGAGCGACTGGCACGAAACGAAGGATGCCCGCCGCCAAAACTTCACCGCGCGCAGCGTAGTAGGTGGTTTTTACATTAAAATGCTGAATGATAAGCTGAACAAAAAATAA
- a CDS encoding alpha/beta hydrolase yields the protein MRFYYTLFLLLCGSGFTTSAQNFGNNPAAGKYANIRGFKMYYETYGSGKPLLLVHGNGGSISNFENQIAYFAKNYKVIAVDSRAQGKSTDLSDSLSYEIMADDLNALLDTLQIKNCYVIGWSDGGINGLLLAMRHPDKVGKLAITGANLKPDTTTLDPFVYNEIAKTDKKYRDSLKRSGSAPLLKNAWKVNHMMLVEPKNILTDLHRVKCPVLVIGGDHDAIPTRHTIEIAASIPKSYLWILPNSGHSTLVNYKDQFNTTVNNFFKQPYREISGNDRFN from the coding sequence ATGCGCTTTTACTATACTTTATTTCTGCTGTTATGTGGTTCTGGTTTTACAACATCGGCACAAAACTTTGGCAATAACCCGGCCGCCGGCAAATATGCCAACATACGCGGCTTTAAAATGTATTACGAAACTTACGGAAGTGGTAAGCCTTTACTGCTGGTACATGGCAACGGCGGCTCCATCAGTAATTTTGAAAACCAGATAGCTTACTTCGCTAAAAACTATAAGGTTATCGCGGTTGATAGCCGGGCGCAGGGTAAATCAACTGACCTGAGCGACTCATTGAGCTATGAGATAATGGCCGATGACCTGAACGCCCTGCTGGACACGCTCCAAATAAAAAATTGTTATGTAATTGGCTGGAGCGATGGCGGCATCAATGGTTTGCTGCTGGCCATGCGCCATCCTGATAAGGTAGGCAAACTAGCCATCACCGGCGCCAACCTGAAGCCTGATACCACGACACTGGACCCGTTTGTTTATAACGAGATAGCCAAAACCGACAAAAAATACCGCGACTCCCTGAAACGTTCCGGCTCCGCCCCATTATTAAAAAACGCGTGGAAAGTAAACCATATGATGCTGGTGGAGCCTAAAAACATATTGACCGATCTGCACCGTGTAAAATGCCCGGTGCTGGTAATTGGCGGCGACCATGACGCGATCCCAACCAGGCACACCATTGAGATAGCAGCCAGTATACCTAAATCATACCTGTGGATTTTACCAAACTCGGGGCATTCAACATTAGTGAATTATAAAGATCAGTTTAACACAACGGTAAACAACTTTTTTAAACAGCCGTACCGCGAAATAAGCGGTAACGACAGGTTTAATTAA
- a CDS encoding alpha/beta hydrolase, which translates to MPLFRFLLCAVVFYLAPTVLYAQVAEMDTTIYGRNPATGKYANIRGIKLYYEVYGQGEPLLMIHGNGGSINNFIFQIPYFAKHYRVILADSRAQGKSTDPSDSLSYEMMADDLNTLLDNLGLKQVNVIGWSDGGINGMLLALRHPDKVKKLAITGASLRPDTTAVDPQVYSMAMGWNRQIQDSLKLMKPASAQLKNTAKVMRLLSYQPNIPANALHKIKCPVLVIAGDHDVIKNSHTLEIAENIPNSYLWIIPNSGHATPIYKKDEFNNTISDFLAKPYRKIEGEARFN; encoded by the coding sequence ATGCCCCTGTTTAGATTTTTACTTTGCGCGGTAGTGTTTTACCTCGCGCCTACTGTATTGTATGCACAAGTTGCCGAAATGGACACCACTATTTATGGCCGCAACCCGGCCACTGGCAAATATGCCAACATACGCGGAATTAAGCTGTACTACGAAGTTTATGGCCAGGGCGAGCCTTTGCTGATGATACACGGTAACGGCGGCTCAATCAATAACTTTATCTTCCAGATACCTTACTTTGCCAAACATTACCGGGTGATACTGGCTGACAGCCGTGCACAGGGAAAATCAACTGATCCGTCGGACTCCTTAAGCTACGAAATGATGGCTGATGACCTGAACACGCTGCTGGATAATCTGGGGCTTAAACAGGTAAATGTAATTGGCTGGAGCGATGGTGGCATAAACGGGATGCTGCTCGCCTTGCGCCATCCGGACAAGGTAAAAAAGCTGGCCATTACCGGTGCCAGCCTGCGCCCCGATACAACAGCGGTTGATCCGCAGGTGTACAGTATGGCCATGGGCTGGAACCGGCAGATACAGGATTCGCTCAAGCTGATGAAACCGGCATCGGCACAGCTTAAAAATACGGCCAAGGTGATGCGCCTGCTATCATACCAACCCAACATACCCGCAAATGCGCTGCATAAAATAAAATGCCCGGTGCTGGTTATAGCCGGCGATCATGATGTGATCAAGAACAGCCATACGCTCGAAATAGCAGAGAATATTCCAAATTCATACCTGTGGATAATTCCCAATTCGGGCCACGCAACGCCTATCTACAAAAAGGATGAATTCAATAATACCATCAGTGATTTTTTAGCCAAACCTTATCGTAAAATTGAGGGAGAGGCCCGCTTTAATTAA
- a CDS encoding DUF1338 domain-containing protein: MKFDEHKPLDIALNDLFERYSEGVPAVKQITAALVEKGVVASQQDIVNDHVAFRTLGLPHLGIASLSKIFLHYGYTQRDHYHFEKKKLDAYWFSPPEPVYPRIFISELRVEELSPEAQQIIKKYTAGIHSDPVDALDVDNGAEVGAFFQKPLWDRPTKADYLRLLEENEYAAWVIYNRYYLNHYTISVHALKNGYNTIEDFNTFVEGLGIRLNTEGGKIKTSPDGLLSQSSTVAEMKEALFAGGETLAIAGSYVEFAERRPLPEYKHIPADQLTAAQRREGFETGNADKIFESTYTSQTKK, encoded by the coding sequence ATGAAATTTGATGAGCATAAACCGTTGGACATAGCGCTTAACGATTTGTTTGAGCGTTACAGCGAAGGCGTGCCCGCCGTTAAGCAGATCACCGCCGCGCTGGTGGAGAAAGGCGTGGTTGCCTCGCAGCAGGATATTGTGAACGATCATGTTGCTTTCCGTACGCTGGGGCTGCCGCATTTGGGCATAGCTTCATTAAGCAAAATATTTTTGCACTATGGCTACACCCAGCGCGACCATTATCACTTTGAAAAAAAGAAACTGGATGCTTATTGGTTCTCCCCACCGGAGCCTGTTTACCCGCGCATATTTATCAGTGAGTTGCGGGTAGAGGAATTATCACCCGAGGCGCAACAGATCATTAAAAAATATACCGCCGGCATACATAGCGACCCGGTGGATGCGCTCGACGTGGATAATGGTGCAGAGGTTGGCGCTTTCTTTCAAAAACCTTTATGGGATCGCCCCACCAAGGCTGATTACCTGCGCTTGCTTGAAGAGAATGAGTATGCCGCCTGGGTAATTTACAACCGCTATTACCTTAATCATTACACCATCAGCGTGCACGCGCTTAAAAACGGCTACAATACCATTGAGGATTTCAATACCTTCGTCGAGGGTTTAGGCATCAGGCTGAATACCGAGGGCGGCAAGATCAAGACCAGTCCGGATGGTTTATTAAGCCAAAGCAGCACCGTTGCCGAAATGAAGGAAGCCCTGTTTGCCGGTGGCGAAACGCTGGCTATAGCAGGCAGCTACGTGGAGTTTGCCGAGCGCCGTCCGTTGCCTGAATATAAGCACATTCCGGCGGATCAACTTACCGCCGCGCAGCGCCGTGAAGGTTTTGAAACCGGCAATGCTGATAAGATTTTTGAAAGTACATACACCAGTCAAACCAAAAAATAA
- the amaB gene encoding L-piperidine-6-carboxylate dehydrogenase — MVDIQKILSRLKINEVNPAYSTGSVWGEVNSPNAHTIYSPVDGKAIGKVNMAIGDDYNKAVDQAQQSFTAWRAVPAPRRGEIVRQVGNALREAKDDLGALVSYEMGKSLQEGLGEVQEMIDICDFAVGQSRQLYGLTMQSERPLHRMYEQYHPLGVVGIISAFNFPVAVWSWNAMLALVCGNTCVWKPSEKTPLTAVACQHIISKVFTANDIPEGVCCLVIGDREVGSLMANDPRVALVSATGSTRMGKAVATAVAARLGKVLLELGGNNAIIITPDANLEMALIGTVFGAVGTAGQRCTSTRRLIIHSSVYNDFKQKLVNAYKQIRIGNPLDSNNHMGPLIDTDAVKNYLDAIEKCKAEGGNFVVEGGVLEGEGYASGCYVRPCIAEVENSYAIVQHETFAPILYLIKYDTLDKAIALQNGVPQGLSSAIMTNNLREAELFLSGAGSDCGIANVNIGTSGAEIGGAFGGEKETGGGRESGSDAWKAYMRRQTNTINYSTQLPLAQGIKFDF, encoded by the coding sequence ATGGTTGATATACAAAAGATATTAAGCAGATTAAAGATAAATGAGGTTAACCCTGCCTACAGCACCGGCAGTGTTTGGGGCGAAGTAAACAGTCCAAACGCCCATACCATTTATTCACCGGTTGATGGTAAAGCTATTGGCAAGGTAAATATGGCTATCGGGGATGATTATAATAAAGCCGTCGATCAGGCGCAGCAGTCCTTTACTGCCTGGCGTGCCGTACCGGCTCCACGCCGGGGTGAGATCGTTCGCCAGGTGGGCAATGCCCTGCGCGAGGCCAAGGATGACCTCGGCGCACTGGTAAGTTACGAAATGGGCAAGAGTCTGCAGGAGGGCTTGGGCGAAGTACAGGAGATGATCGACATCTGCGATTTCGCCGTGGGGCAAAGCCGCCAGTTGTATGGCCTAACCATGCAATCCGAAAGGCCGTTGCACCGTATGTACGAGCAATATCATCCGTTGGGGGTGGTGGGCATTATATCGGCCTTTAACTTCCCGGTGGCGGTGTGGAGCTGGAATGCCATGCTGGCCCTGGTTTGCGGCAATACTTGTGTTTGGAAACCGTCCGAAAAAACACCGCTTACGGCTGTGGCCTGTCAGCATATCATCAGTAAAGTATTTACGGCGAATGATATTCCCGAGGGCGTTTGCTGCCTCGTTATCGGCGACCGTGAGGTGGGCAGCCTGATGGCTAATGATCCGCGCGTGGCATTGGTATCGGCAACCGGTTCAACCCGCATGGGCAAGGCTGTGGCAACTGCCGTAGCTGCAAGGCTGGGCAAGGTATTGCTGGAATTGGGAGGTAACAACGCCATCATCATCACACCGGATGCTAACTTGGAAATGGCCCTTATCGGCACCGTTTTCGGGGCGGTGGGTACTGCCGGGCAGCGTTGTACCTCAACACGCAGGCTGATTATCCACAGCTCAGTTTATAATGATTTTAAGCAGAAACTGGTAAACGCTTATAAACAGATCAGGATTGGCAATCCGCTGGATAGTAATAACCACATGGGTCCGCTGATAGATACCGACGCGGTGAAAAATTACCTGGATGCTATTGAAAAATGCAAGGCCGAGGGTGGCAATTTTGTGGTAGAAGGTGGTGTATTGGAGGGTGAAGGATACGCATCAGGCTGCTATGTTAGGCCCTGCATTGCCGAGGTAGAGAACAGCTACGCCATTGTACAGCACGAAACCTTCGCGCCTATTTTATACCTCATTAAATACGATACCCTGGACAAGGCCATCGCCCTGCAAAACGGCGTGCCGCAAGGCTTATCATCCGCCATCATGACCAATAATTTGCGTGAGGCCGAGCTGTTCCTTTCCGGCGCGGGCTCGGATTGCGGTATCGCCAATGTGAACATCGGTACCTCAGGTGCCGAAATTGGCGGTGCGTTCGGTGGCGAAAAGGAAACCGGCGGCGGCCGCGAATCAGGCTCTGATGCTTGGAAAGCGTATATGCGCAGGCAAACCAATACCATTAATTATTCAACCCAACTGCCATTGGCGCAAGGTATAAAATTCGATTTTTAG